The Lysobacter helvus nucleotide sequence TCGCCGAGCGCCACGTGCACGGCGCTGGCGACGATGCGATCGTTGAACAGCAACGCGCCGATCGCAAGCGCCTGTTGCGACATCGGGAAGAAGCGCAGGCGTGCGCGGAAGCGCTGCAGGATGAAGGCGAGGATCGTCAGGCGCAGGGCCTGTTCGCCGAACAGGCCGCCGACGACGAGGTCGGCCAGCAGGCCCATCGAGAACGCGAAGCCCAGGCCGACTTTGTCGGGTTCTTCGAGCACCCAGTACGCCACCGCCAGGCCGAGGAAATACGGGCGCAGTGGCGCGAGGCTCGCGGGCATCGGCAACAGCGCGAGCACCAGTGCGACCAGCAGGCTGACGGGCAACACCCACGCGGCGCGTTCGCGGCTCATGGGCGCGGGGCCTCGATGCGGGGCGCGCGCGCCGTGGTGGTGGCGGCGGCCGGCGGCGTCGCAGCGGTCGTCGCGGCGGCTGTTTTCACCGCAGGGGTCGTGCGCACGCTGGCGGGCGGCGCGACGCTGACCGACGGGGCGAGCGCGGACGTCGTGTCCGGCGCGGGCCCGATCACCGGCCGTTGCGGTGCGCTGCGCAGCAGCAGCACGTCGCGGCCGCGATCGAATTGCGCGGCGGGCTTCACGTCGCCGACCAGGAACGCGCGGCTTTCGTCGGGCCGCAGCGCGGAGATCGTGCCCACCGGGAAGCCGGCGGGGAAGCGTTCGCCAAGACCCGAGGTGACGACGACATCGCCCACTTTCACGTCGCTCGACAACGGGATGCTCGCGAGCGTGAGGCGATCGGTGCGACCCGTGCCGTACGCCACGAGGCGCACGCCGTTGCGCAGCACGGCAACGGGGAGCGCGTGGTCGGGATCGGTGAGCAGCAGCGCGGTGGCGTGCATCGCGTTGACGGAAATGATCTGGCCGACGACACCGCCCGCATCGATGACGACCTGGCCGACGCGCACGCCGTCGCCAGCGCCGGCATCGAGCACCAAGCGCTGGCGCGTGGGATCGAGGTCGATGTCGAGGACGGGGGCGAGCTGCACGTCGAGGCCGCCGCGTTCGACGGCGCCGAGCAGGCCGCGCATGCGTTCGTTATCCGCCGTGGCGGCCTGCAGGCGCGCGATGCGCGCGCCGCTCACGAGGAGGGCGTTGCGCAAGCGGCGGTTCTCGGCGATCAGCGAGCTGCGGGTGCCGGCGTCGTCGCTGATGGAATCCACGACCTTGCCCGGCCAGCCCGCGACCGCCCACAGCGGCTGCACGAACACCTGGGCCTGCTCACGCCCGCGCGTGAGCCAGCCGCCGCGGTGGTCGAGCACGATCAGCACGCACGCGAGCCCGAGGTACGCCAGCAACTTGAGCGTGCCGGCAATGTCGCCCGGTCGGGCGGCGGCAGGTCCGGCGTAGGCGGGCACGGTGCGGGGCTCGCGGCTGGGTGGTCTTTCTTATTCCGGGGCGAAGAATTCGTTGCCGTGCATGTCGACCAACTCGAGCGCACGACCGCCGCCACGGGCGACGCAGGTGAGCGGATCGTCGGCGACCTGCACGTGCAGACCAGTTTCTTCGCTCAACAGGCGGTCCAGGTCGCGCAGCAGCGCGCCGCCACCGGTGAGCACGATGCCGCGCTCGGCGACGTCGGCGCACAGTTCCGGCGGGGTCTGTTCCAGCGCCTGCTTCACCGCGGCCACGATGCCGGCGAGCGGTTCGCGCAGGGCTTCGAGCACTTCGTTGGAGGTGATGGTGATCATCTTCGGCACGCCTTCGGCGAGGTGGCGACCGGAGATCTCCAGCGTGCGGACGTCCTTCTGCGGGTAGGCGCAGCCGATCTCGAGCTTGATGCGCTCGGCCGTGGCGTCGCCGATCAGCATGCCCTGCGTGCGGCGGACGTAGGCGATGATCGCTTCGTCGAAGCGGTCGCCGCCGATGCGCACGGACTGCGAGTAGACGATGCCGTTCAGCGCGATGACCGCCACTTCCGTGGTGCCGCCGCCGATGTCGACCACCATCGAACCGCGCGCCTCGGTGACCGGCATGCCGGCGCCGATCGCGGCCGCCATGGGTTCTTCGATCAGGTACACCTCGCGGGCACCGGCTTCTTCGGCCGATTCCTTGATCGCGCGGCGCTCGACCTGGGTGGAGCCGCAGGGCACGCAGACCAGCACGCGCGGGCTGGGGCGCATCAGGCGCGACTTGTGCACCTTGCGGATGAAGTGCTTGAGCATTTCTTCCGTGTAGGTGAAGTCGGCGATGACGCCATCCTTCATCGGGCGGATGGTGGTGATGTGGCCCGGCGTGCGGCCCAGCATCTGCTTGGCTTCGGCGCCGACGGCGGCCACGGACTTCTGCCCGCCGACCAACCGGTCCTGGCGCACGGCGACCACGGACGGCTCGTTCAGCACGATGCCCTGTCCGCGGACGTAGATGAGGGTGTTGGCCGTGCCCAGGTCGATGGACAGATCGCTGGAGAAATAGCGGCCGAGGAACTTGAACATGCGTGCGGGGCGCCTGGGAGAGAAGTGCGGGGGAAAGGGTGCAGCAGAGGGTCGCTAGCCTAGACTCAACAACGGGGTCGAGCAAGCACGCTCGTCGCGTTTTCCCCCGGGAAATTCGGGCAAAACACGAGGATCGCTGGCTTGGGGCCCCGCCGGTCGCTACCCTGTGCGGCCGCGGGCCCCCGGCCCGGACCACACCCGAGGCTGTTCCCGATGTCTGCGTTGATCTGCGGTTCCTTGGCCTACGACACCATCATGGTGTTCCCCGACCAGTTCAAGAACCACATCCTCCCGGACAAGGTGCACATCCTGAATGTGTCGTTCCTGGTGCCGCGCATGCGCCGCGAGTTCGGCGGCTGCGCGGGCAACATCGCCTACAACCTCAAGCTGCTGGGCGGCGATCCGATCCCGATGGCCACCGTGGGCCAGGACTTCGGGCCGTACAAGGACTGGTTCACCGAGCAGGGCATCCGCCTGGACCAGGTCAAGGTGATCGAGGAGCTGTTCACGCCGCAGGCGTTCATCACGACCGACCTGGACAACAACCAGATCACCGCCTTCCATCCCGGCGCGATGATGCGGTCGTACGAGAACCACGTGAAGGACGTCAAGGGCGTCACGTTCGGCATCGTCAGCCCCGACGGGCGCGAAGGGATGATGCAGAACGCGAAGGAATTCGCCGAAGCCGGCATTCCCTTCATCTTCGATCCGGGCCAGGCCATGCCGCTGTTCAACGGGCAGGAGCTGCGCGACTTCATCGAGCTGGCCGACTACGTCACCGTGAACGACTACGAGTCCAACCTGCTGCAGGAGCGCACGGGCTGGAGCGAGAAGGACATCGTCTCGCGCGTGAAGGCCTACATCTGCACGCGCGGCCCGCAGGGCGCGCAGATCCACACGCCGGGCAAGGTCTACGACGTCGCGCCGGCGCACGAGCGCCGCGTCACCGATCCGACGGGCTGCGGCGATGCGTTCCGCGCCGGCCTGATCTTCGGCATCGAGAAGGGCGGCTACGACTGGATGACGATCGGGCGCATCGGCAACCTGATGGGCGCGCTGAAGGTCGAGCATCCGGGCACGCAGAACCAGCGCTTCGACCACGAAGAGTTCACCGAACAGTTCAAGCAGCAGTTCGGCTACGCGTTGTAATACGCGATGAGCGAAAAGATCGGACTGTCGCGCTGGTGGCTGACGCCGATCGTGCTCTTCCTCGCATGCAACATGGTGTCGCGCTTTTGCGCGCCTGCAGGTCGCCGGTATTGTTCGCCGCACGAGACCTGGTCATGGCTGGTGTTCGACGGCGGCTGGTGGAAATGCGGGCTGGTGGGCGCCGCATTGGCGGCGCTCACGGTCTTCGGCGACGACGCGCCCCCGCCCGCCCCGAAGGGCGACGTCGATTCACATGACGTGCGCGAGCCATAGCAGCTCGGGCTTCGCGAGGCGTTCGAATTCCGCGTACGGCATGCGCACCGCATCGGTGTGCGTGCCGGCGTTGAACGCGATGTCCGGTTGCCCCGCCAGGCGCGAATCCACGTACACCGGCATGCCGTAGAGATGGCCGAAGGGCGGCATCGCACCGGTCTCGCAGTCGGGGAAGGCGTCCTTGAAGTCGGTTTCTTCGGCGAGTTCGACGACCGGGCCGCCGAGCGCGCGCGACAGGCGCACCAGGTCGATGCGATACGCGGCCGGCATCACCATCATCGCGAGCGCGCCATCGACCTTCAGCATCACGGTCTTGGCGAACAGCTGCCGGCTCAGGTGCGTGGCGTGCGCGGTTTCGTCCGCGGTGACGGTGCGGCTGTGCGTCAGCGTCGTGTAGGGCGTGTGTTCCTGGTCCAGGAAGTTATGCAGGCGCGGTGACAGCATGGTCGCCTCCGCTCGGCGCCGGCCTCCGTCCCGTGGGGCGTGACGTCGCGGGTGGACTGCGCGCGCGTCCTGCGTCGCGCCGTGGGGTGACGCGACTGTACGCCCGGGGCGCTCAGATGGCGTGAGCGTTCGTCGGCAACCCGCGCGTTACCACTTCGGCATCTTCGTGGCGTCCACGCCCCCGGTCACGAACACCGCGGTGCGCGTGCCGCCGGCCTTCACGGGGAATTCGATGGTCAGGTTCTTCGCCGTTTTCGCCAGGCGCCACAGGGCGCCTTCGTTCTTGATGAACATGGCGATGGCCTCGTCGGTCTTCGGACGATCGCCCGTGAACGTCTTCGGCGCCTCGTCGTCGACGCGCACCTTCACCTTGCACCCGGCGTAGCAATTGAAGTCGCCCGCTTCGAGCACGAGGTAGGCGCTGCGGCCCCACTCGGGATGGTCACGGAAGATCAGGCGCACGGGGTGCTTGCCCTTGCCGTCGGTGTCGACTTCATCCTTCGAATACAACGCGGCCGACACCTGGTTGCCGCCCTTCGCCGGTTGCGTCTGGTAGGCCCACAACGCGGCCATGCGACGTTGCTCGTCCTGCGCGGCGATCCGCGTCTTCGCTTCCAGCAACTTGTCGTGGATGCGCTTGGCGGCGGCCGATTGCGGATGGTCGAGTTCGAGGATGTCGCCGTAACCGCGCGCGGCCTTCCAGTCTTCCTTCGCGAAGGCTTCGTCGAATTGCTTCGCCTGCGCTTCGGCGGCCTGTTCGGCCTGCGCCTGTTGCGCGGCGGCGGCTTGCGCGGCGGCCTGCGGATCCTCTTTCGGGCCACACGCGGCGAGCAGGGCGATGGCGATGAACAACGGGAGCGTGCGAGCAGTCATCGTGGGCGACCTTCTGCAATGAGCGATTGAATGGCGGCCGCGACGGCGTCGGGCCGTTCCACCAGCGACATGTGTCCGCAGCCGTCGAGCATGACGCGCCGCGCCTGCGGGATGCGCGCAGCGTACAGCGCGAGCGCGCTGGGATCGATCACCTGGTCCTGCCGGCACCACAGCAGCAACGCGGGCTGGCGGATGCGCGCGGCTTCGTCGCCGGGGAGGAAGCGTTCGGGGCCGCGGCCGATGTGATCGAGCACCGATTGTTCGAACGCCGCGTCGTGCGTGCGGCGCGCGATGTACGCGGTGTCGGCGGGCCACGGGATGCCGGGCTGCTTGGCTTCGTCGTGGAAGAGGATGTGCAGGTAACCGTCGAGGCTCTTGCGATCGTGCACGCCGAACGGGTTGTGGCCAGCGAGGACTTGTTCGCCGAAGCGGTTGTCCTTGAAGCGCACGCCGGAGGCGTCGAGCAGCGCGACGCGCGAGACGCGTTCGGGATGACCGGCCGCGACGAGCGCGACGATGCCGCCGCCCATCGAATGGCCGACGAGCACGACGGGCTTGTCGGACGACACGGCATGAATGAACGCGGCGAGGCGCTCGCTTTGCGCGAGGTAACCGTAGTTTTCGCGCGGGAGGCGTTCGCTTTCGCCCCAGCCGGGGAGATCGGGAATCACCAGGCGATAGCGACTATCGAGCGCGCGTGCCAGCGGGTAGAAGTTTTCCTTGCTGCCGGTGAAGCCATGGACGAGGACGAGCGTGGGCGCATTCGCATCGCTGCCGGCGCGTTCGGCGTACACCCAGCGATGGCCGGCGACGGTGCGCGTTTGCTTCGTCAATCCCGCGGCGTGCAACTGGCGCGCGAATTCCCCACGCACCAGCACGTCGGTGTCGTACGCAATCCACGCAACGACCACAAGCAATGCGGCCGCCACGAGGGCGGCCGCGATTGCGAGCTTGTTGCGCAAGCGCATTGGCTTACTGCTTCGGTGCTTCCTGCGGCGCGGCCTTCGCCGCGTCGATCACGCCCTGCACCGAACCCGTGGTGATCGGGTGGTAGCCCGGCTTCGCCTTCGCGAACACCGCTTCGGCGAGCTTCAGGCCTTCCGGCGTTTTCACCAGCGCGTTGTACGTCGGCATGATCAGCTTGCGACGGCCGATCTTCTCCAGGAACGCGGCGATCGCATCGTTGGCCTGCGTGTAACCGCTGCGCACGGCGAGCGGATACCAGCGCTGCGCGATCTCGGCGTTCGGCGTGCCGGTGAACTTGTACGCGGCGTCGAGTTCGGCGAGCTGCTTGGTGTTGAGCGTCTCCGGCATGCCTTCGATGAAGTGCACCCATTCCTGCGTGGTCCACTTCGCGGTGGCGTCCTTCGCCGGCAGCGTGCCGTCTTCCAGCCACGCCTTGCGCGAGGCATCGACCGCATCGAAGCGCGGCGAGGCCACCTGCGGCGCCGTCGTCGGCACGCCCGGCTGGTACAGCCACGCATCGAACTCGTCCTGCGTCACCTTGCCCGGGTACTTGTCGAGCAGGTTGGCCTTGGCGTACTCGCGGAACTGCTCCGACGAAATCGACTGGAACGCGAAGTGGTCGAAGTAGCCGCGCAGGAACGCATCGAAATCCTTGCGGCCGATGCGGTCTTCCAGGAACTGCATGAACCACGCGCCCTTCGTGTAGACCGTGGAGCTGAGGTTGTCGTCGGGATCGTGCAGCGTGCCGGGCTTCACCGCGAGCTGCTGCAACGCCTTGTTCGAATCGTTGAACTCGCCCTTCAGCTCGTTGCGCGCGATGACGCGCTCCATGTCGGCGCGTTCCTTGCCGTACAGCGCTTCGACGATGCGGTTCTCGACGTAGCTGGTGACGCCTTCGTTCAACCACGCGTCCTTCGCTGTGGAGAACGTCACCAGGTTGCCCGACCAGCTGTGCGCCAGTTCATGCGCGACCAGCGAGACGAGCGACTTGTCGCCGACGATCACGGTGGGCGTGGCGAAGGTGAGGCGCGGGTTTTCCATGCCGCCGTACGGGAACGAGGGCGGCAGCACGAGGATGTCGTAGCGGCCCCAGCGGTACGGGCCGTACAGGCCTTCGGCGGTGGAGATCATCTTGCCGGTGTCGTCGAATTCCTTCGCCGCCGACTTCACCACCGACGGCTCGGCCCACACGCCGGCGTTGCCGGTGATCGGCTGGAACACCAGGTCGCCCGCCGCGATCGCAAGCAGGTACGACGGGATCTTCTGCGGCATCTTGAAGGTGTAGTCGCCGTCGCGCGCGGCCTTCGGATCGTTGTCCGCGCTCATCAGCACCATCGCGTTCTTCGGCGCGGTGACGTGCGCCGAATACGTGAAGCGCACCATCGGCGTGTCCTGCAGCGGCACCCACGAACGCGCGTGGATCTGCTGCGACTGGCTGAACATGAAGGGCTGCTGCTTGCCCGCCGTCATCGACGGCTCGAGCCACTGCAGGCCCGAGGCGTTCGGCGACGTCGTGTACGTGATGCGGACCTGCTTCGGGCGGTTCGGCGTTTCGATCGTCAGCTTGCTGCCGAGGGTCTTGTCGGCTTCGGCGAGCGCGAACTGCAGCGGCGCCCACTGGCCGTCGGCGCCCTGCCCTTCGATCTTGGCGATCGTGAGGTCGCGCGTGTCGAGGACGAGCTGCGTGGCGGCCGGATCGATCCAGTCTAGGGTGTATGTCGAGGTGCCGGACAGCGTCTTCTTGTCGAAGTCGACCGCCAGGTCCAGCGCGAGGTCGGTGGTGCGCACCTTGTCCGGCTGCGCGTAGGAGTGTTCGTCGTTCACGGCGGCGACCTGCGCGGGGGCTTGGGTGGTGGCGGCGGAAGCGGCGGTGGCCGAAGCGGCCGGGGCGGCCGGCGTTTCGGTGCGCTTGCAGGCGCCCAGGGCCAGCGTGGTGGCGAGGGCCAGGGCGGTCATGGTCAGCACGGCATTCGGGTGGCGCATGGGCAGGGGATCCTCGGAACCGGGTGTGGGACGAAAGGGGGCCGAGTGTAATCGGCGGCGCGCGAGGCCGGCGCGTGCGGTCCGTCCCTGAACCGACCCCCTTGTGTTGGTGCGGGCCCGCCCCGATCAGGGAACCCAGGGGGCGATGACGATTCGAAGACGCCCAGTCCGGCACAGTCCGGGGTCGCGCGTGGTGCGCAAACCCCGACTGTTGCATGAATGCAACGCTCAGAACTTTTTGGGGGTCTTACATGTCACAGATGGCCATCGCTAGAATCGCGCCCATGTCCGAAATCCGTTCCCCCCTCCCCCTCATCGCCAACAACCTCCCGATCCCGAGCGCGCTCGGTTCGCTGGATGCGTACATCGGTGCGGTGCACCAGATCCCGGTGCTCACGGCGGAAGAAGAACAATCGCTCGCCCGCGCGTTCCGCGACAGCGACGACCTCGATGCCGCCAAGCACCTGGTGCTCTCGCACCTGCGCTTCGTCGTGCACGTGGCCCGTGGCTACAACGGCTATGGCCTGCAGATCGGCGACCTGATCCAGGAAGGCAACATCGGCCTGATGAAGGCGGTGAAGCGTTTCGATCCCACCGTCGGCGTGCGCCTGGTGAGTTTCGCCGTGCACTGGATCCGCGCCGAGATGCACGAGTTCATCCTCAAGAACTGGCGCATCGTGAAGGTCGCCACCACCAAGGCGCAGCGCAAGCTGTTCTTCAACCTGCGCAAGAGCAAGACGCGCCTGGGCTGGATGAACGCCGAAGAGGTGCGCGCGGTCGCGCAGGACCTCAACGTGTCCGAGCGCGAAGTGCTGGAAATGGAATCGCGCCTGTCGGGTCGCGACATCGGCTTCGATGCGCCCGCCGACCAGGACGAAGACCTCGGCCCGCCCGCGCCGGTCGCGTACCTGATGGCCAACGACGAAGATCCGTCGCAGGCCTACGAGCGCGCCGACAGCGAAGACAACGAGCTCGAACTGCTGCGCGCCGGCCTCGGCCGCCTCGACGCCCGCTCGCGCGACATCATCAAGCGCCGCTGGCTCGATCCGGACAGCAAGGTCACGTTGCAGGAACTGGCGGACGAATACGGCGTCAGCGCCGAACGCATCCGCCAGGTCGAAGCCAACGCGCTCAAGAAGATGCGGGCGTTGTTCGCCGCCTAACACGGCAGCCCTGGATCCAACGAAAGGCCCGGCATGTCCGGGCCTTTTCGTGTGCGCTTACTTCGTTGGATCCTTCCCGAGCACGATCCGCGCGTTGCGCTGGTAGGTCCAGTACGCCATCGCCCAGTCGAGCATCACGACGACGCGGTTGCGGAAGCCGATCAGGAAGAACACGTGCGCGAGCAGCCAGAACGTCCACGCCGGGAAGCCCGAGAAGCGGAAGCCGTGCAGGTCGACGACCGCGGCGCGACGCCCGATCGTCGCGAGGTTGCCGTAATCGCGGTAGCGGAACGGCGCCGGCGCGCTGCGTCCTGCAAAGCGCGCGCGCAACACCTGCGCGATGTACGCCCCCATCTGCTTCGCCGCGGGCGCGACGCCGGGGACGGGCCTGCCGTCGGCGCGCTGCAACGTGGCGAGGTCGCCGGCGACGAAGACTTCCGGATGCCCGGGCAACGTGAGATCGGGTTGCACCGCCACGCGGCCGGCGCGATCCAGCGGCACGTCGAGCGTGCGCGCGAGCGGTGAGGCCGCGACGCCCGCGGCCCACAGCACCGTGCGCGCGGCGATGTGTTCCTCGCCCAGCGACACGCCGTCGGCATCGATGCGCGAGACCGGCGTGCCGGTGCGCACGTCGACGCCCAGGCGTGCGAGCGAAGCACGGGCCTTCGCCGCGAGCGCATCGGGGAACGTCGACAGCACGCGCGGACCCGCTTCGAGCAGCAACACGCGCGAGTCGCCCGGATCGATGTTGCGGAATTCCTTGCGCAAGGTGTGGCGCGCGATTTCGGCCAGCGTGCCGGCGAGTTCCACACCGGTCGGACCGCCGCCCACCACGCAGAACGTCAGCCACGCCGCGCGTGCGGCCGGGTCGCGCTCGGCTTCCGCGCGCTCGAATGCCGTGAGGATGCGCCGGCGGATCGCGAGCGCATCGTCGAGCGTCTTCAACCCCGGCGCGAACGGCGCCCACGCATCGTTGCCGAAATACGCGTGCGTGGCGCCGGTGCAGACGATCAGCGCGTCGTAGTCGATCGCGTCGCCGCTGGCCAGTTGCACGCGGCGCGCGTCCTTGTCGATCGCGGCCGCTTCGGCCATCAACACCGTGGCATTGCCTTGCCTGCGCAGGATGTGGCGCAGCGGCGCGGCGATGTCGGGCGCCGACAGGCCCGCGGTGGCGACCTGGTACAGCAGCGGCTGGAAGAGATGATGGTTGCCGCGATCGAGCAACGTGATGCGGACATCCGCCGACGCGAGCGCGCGCGTGGCCCACAAGCCGGCGAATCCCCCGCCGACGACCACGACGTGCGGTGTGTTGCCTGGCATCGCGCGCTCCATCCCGGGTCGTTGCGAACGTGCGCATTCTCGCGCATGCGCGCTGCGGCGTCAGTAGAGGTCGACCGGATCCACGTCGAGCGACCAGCGCAGGCGGCGTGCTTCGGGTGCGTCGCGCAGCACGGGCATCGCCATGTCGAGCGCCGCCTGCAGCGCGCGGCGTTGCGGGCTCGACACCAGCAACTGCGATCGCTGGAAGCCCGCGCGGCGCGGCATCGGCGCAGGCAACGGGCCGTGCACTTCAAGGCCTGCGACACCGCATTCGCGGAAGGCCGCCTTCGCCACTTCGAGGAACGCCAGCGGCGACGCCGCGTCCTTCGCTTCGGCGCGCACCAGCGCGAGGTGCGCGAACGGCGGGAAGCCGGCGGCTTCGCGCAACGCGAGCTCCGCATCGGCGAATGCGTGGTAGCCGCCGTTGATCAGCGTCTGCAGCAACGGATGTTCGGGATGGTGCGTCTGCAACCACACCTCGCCCGGGCGTTCGGCGCGCCCCGCGCGCCCCGCGACCTGGATCAACAGTTGCGCGAGTTTTTCGCCCGCGCGGAAATCGGCTGAAAACAAACCCTCGTCGATGCCGACCACCGCGACGAGCGTGAGGTTCGGCAGGTCGTGTCCTTTCGCGAGCATCTGCGTGCCGACGAGCACGCCGGGTTGCGCACCCAGCTCGCCGAGCAGCGTTTCCAGCGCATCGCGACGCCGCGTGCTGCCGCGATCGACACGCAACACGTTGAAATCCGGGAAGCGTTCGATCAGTCGCTCTTCCAGGCGCTCGGTGCCCACGCCTTGCGGCTGCAACGCCAGCCCGCCGCAATCCGGGCACGCCTGCGGCGCCGGTTGCCGCGCGCCACAGTGATGGCATTGCAGGCGACGGCCCGCCGCATGCACCGTCATCGGCGCTTCGCAACGCTTGCATTGCGCGCTCCAGCCGCAGTCGTGGCAGAGCAGCACCGGTGCGTAGCCGCGGCGGTTCTTGAACACGAGCGCCTGGCCGCCGGCTTGCAGCGTCGCTTCGAGTTTCGCGATCAATTCGTTCGACAACCCAGCGTCGAGCTGGCGCTTGCGGATGTCGAGGACGCGCACGCTCGGCGGCTTCGCGTTGCCCGCGCGTTGCATCAGGCGCAGGTGCGCGTAGCGGCCCGCGTGCGCGTTCTGCAAGGACTCCAGCGACGGCGTCGCGCTGCCCAGCACCACCGGCACGCCCAGCGCCTTGCCGCGCACGAGCGCGAAGTCCCGCGCGTGGTAACGGATGCCATCCTGTTGCTTGTAGCTGCCGTCGTGTTCTTCGTCGACGACGATCAGGCCCGCGTGCGGCAACGGGGTGAAGATCGCCGAACGCGTGCCGACGATGACGCGCGCTTCGCCGCGCCACGCCGCCGTCCACACGCGCGCGCGCTCGGTGTCGTTCAAGCCCGAATGCAGCGCGTGCACCGGCACGCCGAGGCGCGCGCGGAAGCGCGCGAGCGTCTGCGGCGCAAGGCCGATTTCCGGCACCAGCACCAGCGCCTGCCGTCCGCGCGCCAGGCATTGCGCGATCGCGTGCAGGTAGACCTCGGTCTTGCCGCTGCCGGTCACGCCATCGAGCAGCACGGCGCCGAAGCCGTCGATGCCGGCGATCGCCTCGGCCGCCGCGCGTTGTTCGTCGTTGAGGACAGGTGCGGGTTGCGTGGCGACCGGCGCGGCGGTCGCGTCGATCCGGAGTTCCTCGACGAGCCCGCGCTTGGCCAATCCGCGCGCCGCCGTGCGCCAGCCCGGCTGCAGGTCATCGAGCGCGTCTTCCGACAACGCGCCCTGCGCGAGCAACGCGAGCAACCGGCGCGGCGCACCGTCGCGCGTCACGCGTTCGAGCGCACCCGCCATCGCGCGCCAGCCGGCGATGTGCGTATCCGGCAGCGGCTGGCCCTGGCGCAGGTCGGCGGGTAGCGCCGTCGCCAGCACTTCGCCCAGCGGGGCGTGCACGTACCGGCTCAGCCATTGCAGCGAACCGAGCAGTTCGCCGTGCAGCAGCGGTGCGACGTCCAGGAGGTCGAGCGCCTCGCGCGTCTCGCGCGCCGACGGATCGCCGTCGCCCACCTCCGCTACCACGCCGATGAGTTCGCGCGATCCGAACGGGACGCGCACGCGCCCGCCGACGGCCGCGTGTTCGGCGTGCGCGCCACCCGGCGCGCGATAGTCGAACAACCGCGCCAGCGGCACGGGCAAGGCAACACGGAGA carries:
- a CDS encoding M1 family metallopeptidase, whose amino-acid sequence is MRHPNAVLTMTALALATTLALGACKRTETPAAPAASATAASAATTQAPAQVAAVNDEHSYAQPDKVRTTDLALDLAVDFDKKTLSGTSTYTLDWIDPAATQLVLDTRDLTIAKIEGQGADGQWAPLQFALAEADKTLGSKLTIETPNRPKQVRITYTTSPNASGLQWLEPSMTAGKQQPFMFSQSQQIHARSWVPLQDTPMVRFTYSAHVTAPKNAMVLMSADNDPKAARDGDYTFKMPQKIPSYLLAIAAGDLVFQPITGNAGVWAEPSVVKSAAKEFDDTGKMISTAEGLYGPYRWGRYDILVLPPSFPYGGMENPRLTFATPTVIVGDKSLVSLVAHELAHSWSGNLVTFSTAKDAWLNEGVTSYVENRIVEALYGKERADMERVIARNELKGEFNDSNKALQQLAVKPGTLHDPDDNLSSTVYTKGAWFMQFLEDRIGRKDFDAFLRGYFDHFAFQSISSEQFREYAKANLLDKYPGKVTQDEFDAWLYQPGVPTTAPQVASPRFDAVDASRKAWLEDGTLPAKDATAKWTTQEWVHFIEGMPETLNTKQLAELDAAYKFTGTPNAEIAQRWYPLAVRSGYTQANDAIAAFLEKIGRRKLIMPTYNALVKTPEGLKLAEAVFAKAKPGYHPITTGSVQGVIDAAKAAPQEAPKQ
- the mreC gene encoding rod shape-determining protein MreC, producing MPAYAGPAAARPGDIAGTLKLLAYLGLACVLIVLDHRGGWLTRGREQAQVFVQPLWAVAGWPGKVVDSISDDAGTRSSLIAENRRLRNALLVSGARIARLQAATADNERMRGLLGAVERGGLDVQLAPVLDIDLDPTRQRLVLDAGAGDGVRVGQVVIDAGGVVGQIISVNAMHATALLLTDPDHALPVAVLRNGVRLVAYGTGRTDRLTLASIPLSSDVKVGDVVVTSGLGERFPAGFPVGTISALRPDESRAFLVGDVKPAAQFDRGRDVLLLRSAPQRPVIGPAPDTTSALAPSVSVAPPASVRTTPAVKTAAATTAATPPAAATTTARAPRIEAPRP
- the mreD gene encoding rod shape-determining protein MreD, whose translation is MSRERAAWVLPVSLLVALVLALLPMPASLAPLRPYFLGLAVAYWVLEEPDKVGLGFAFSMGLLADLVVGGLFGEQALRLTILAFILQRFRARLRFFPMSQQALAIGALLFNDRIVASAVHVALGEPAFPLLAWVSPVIGMLLWAPMFLLFDTLRLRTWRHR
- a CDS encoding aminoacyl-tRNA deacylase, which codes for MLSPRLHNFLDQEHTPYTTLTHSRTVTADETAHATHLSRQLFAKTVMLKVDGALAMMVMPAAYRIDLVRLSRALGGPVVELAEETDFKDAFPDCETGAMPPFGHLYGMPVYVDSRLAGQPDIAFNAGTHTDAVRMPYAEFERLAKPELLWLAHVM
- a CDS encoding rod shape-determining protein, whose amino-acid sequence is MFKFLGRYFSSDLSIDLGTANTLIYVRGQGIVLNEPSVVAVRQDRLVGGQKSVAAVGAEAKQMLGRTPGHITTIRPMKDGVIADFTYTEEMLKHFIRKVHKSRLMRPSPRVLVCVPCGSTQVERRAIKESAEEAGAREVYLIEEPMAAAIGAGMPVTEARGSMVVDIGGGTTEVAVIALNGIVYSQSVRIGGDRFDEAIIAYVRRTQGMLIGDATAERIKLEIGCAYPQKDVRTLEISGRHLAEGVPKMITITSNEVLEALREPLAGIVAAVKQALEQTPPELCADVAERGIVLTGGGALLRDLDRLLSEETGLHVQVADDPLTCVARGGGRALELVDMHGNEFFAPE
- the rpoH gene encoding RNA polymerase sigma factor RpoH, which produces MSEIRSPLPLIANNLPIPSALGSLDAYIGAVHQIPVLTAEEEQSLARAFRDSDDLDAAKHLVLSHLRFVVHVARGYNGYGLQIGDLIQEGNIGLMKAVKRFDPTVGVRLVSFAVHWIRAEMHEFILKNWRIVKVATTKAQRKLFFNLRKSKTRLGWMNAEEVRAVAQDLNVSEREVLEMESRLSGRDIGFDAPADQDEDLGPPAPVAYLMANDEDPSQAYERADSEDNELELLRAGLGRLDARSRDIIKRRWLDPDSKVTLQELADEYGVSAERIRQVEANALKKMRALFAA
- a CDS encoding alpha/beta fold hydrolase, which produces MRLRNKLAIAAALVAAALLVVVAWIAYDTDVLVRGEFARQLHAAGLTKQTRTVAGHRWVYAERAGSDANAPTLVLVHGFTGSKENFYPLARALDSRYRLVIPDLPGWGESERLPRENYGYLAQSERLAAFIHAVSSDKPVVLVGHSMGGGIVALVAAGHPERVSRVALLDASGVRFKDNRFGEQVLAGHNPFGVHDRKSLDGYLHILFHDEAKQPGIPWPADTAYIARRTHDAAFEQSVLDHIGRGPERFLPGDEAARIRQPALLLWCRQDQVIDPSALALYAARIPQARRVMLDGCGHMSLVERPDAVAAAIQSLIAEGRPR
- a CDS encoding carbohydrate kinase family protein; protein product: MSALICGSLAYDTIMVFPDQFKNHILPDKVHILNVSFLVPRMRREFGGCAGNIAYNLKLLGGDPIPMATVGQDFGPYKDWFTEQGIRLDQVKVIEELFTPQAFITTDLDNNQITAFHPGAMMRSYENHVKDVKGVTFGIVSPDGREGMMQNAKEFAEAGIPFIFDPGQAMPLFNGQELRDFIELADYVTVNDYESNLLQERTGWSEKDIVSRVKAYICTRGPQGAQIHTPGKVYDVAPAHERRVTDPTGCGDAFRAGLIFGIEKGGYDWMTIGRIGNLMGALKVEHPGTQNQRFDHEEFTEQFKQQFGYAL